One part of the Francisella adeliensis genome encodes these proteins:
- a CDS encoding D-alanine--D-alanine ligase: MANEKIVVLYGGDSPEREVSLKSGEAVIKSLQKQQYDCVGLDASHKQLVEKLLEIQPDKCFIALHGEDGENGRVAALLEMLNIPHTTCSMKAGVVTMDKMISKEILIHNKMPTPFAKILTKNLVGEDEISFPVAVKPANGGSSIATFKVKKISDLKAAYNEASKYGKVMVEQWITGKEITVTVINDEVYSSVWIEPLNEFYDYESKYSGKSIYHSPSGLGKDKELEVRRLAKKTYDILGCSGHARVDFIYSNGLFYIMEVNSSPGMTENSLSPKSAAAEGVTFDELVRTIIEQAK; encoded by the coding sequence ATGGCAAATGAAAAAATAGTAGTTTTATATGGTGGAGATTCGCCAGAAAGAGAGGTTTCGCTTAAGTCAGGTGAGGCTGTTATAAAATCTTTACAGAAACAACAGTATGACTGTGTAGGTTTAGATGCTAGTCATAAACAGCTAGTAGAAAAACTTTTAGAAATCCAACCAGATAAATGCTTTATTGCTCTTCATGGGGAAGACGGTGAAAATGGTAGGGTTGCAGCTCTTTTAGAAATGCTTAATATCCCACATACTACTTGTAGCATGAAGGCAGGTGTTGTAACAATGGATAAAATGATTTCAAAAGAAATATTGATACATAATAAAATGCCAACACCATTCGCTAAAATTTTAACAAAAAATCTCGTTGGTGAAGATGAGATAAGTTTTCCTGTCGCAGTAAAACCTGCTAACGGAGGCTCAAGCATAGCTACATTTAAAGTCAAAAAAATATCTGATTTGAAAGCAGCTTATAATGAGGCTTCAAAGTATGGTAAAGTCATGGTTGAGCAGTGGATCACTGGTAAAGAGATAACGGTTACAGTTATAAATGATGAAGTCTACTCCTCTGTATGGATAGAGCCCTTGAATGAATTTTATGATTATGAATCAAAATACAGTGGTAAGTCGATTTATCATAGTCCAAGTGGACTTGGTAAAGATAAAGAATTAGAAGTTCGAAGGCTTGCAAAAAAAACGTATGATATCTTAGGTTGTAGTGGTCATGCTAGAGTTGACTTTATATACAGTAATGGCTTGTTCTATATTATGGAAGTTAATTCATCTCCAGGAATGACAGAAAATAGTTTATCCCCAAAATCAGCAGCAGCTGAAGGGGTAACTTTCGATGAACTAGTTAGAACAATTATAGAACAAGCAAAATGA
- a CDS encoding 6-carboxytetrahydropterin synthase produces MWQISKSFDFCYGHRVWAQELNSEFSENKKCSCRHLHGHNGTATINLVSESLDKQGMVTDFGNLSWFKTWLKNHIDHKFILDINDPLFMSLTHSKELQNQSFEGLQIAQAIVQDGSLDKHLQEYLNSFVVVNFIPTSENLAKWLCQIISHKMKQLNIKVHSVELYETPKSKSIYYNNQ; encoded by the coding sequence ATGTGGCAAATTAGTAAATCTTTTGATTTTTGTTATGGACATCGAGTTTGGGCTCAAGAGTTAAATTCTGAGTTCAGTGAAAATAAAAAATGTTCGTGTCGACATTTACACGGTCATAATGGTACAGCTACAATAAATCTTGTTTCTGAAAGTTTAGATAAACAAGGTATGGTTACTGATTTTGGTAATTTAAGCTGGTTTAAAACATGGTTAAAAAATCATATCGACCATAAATTTATTCTAGATATTAATGACCCATTATTTATGAGTCTTACTCATTCAAAAGAGTTGCAGAATCAAAGTTTTGAAGGGCTACAGATTGCTCAAGCAATCGTGCAAGATGGAAGTCTTGACAAGCATTTACAAGAGTATTTAAATAGCTTTGTTGTGGTTAATTTTATACCTACATCAGAAAATTTAGCTAAATGGTTATGTCAGATAATTTCTCATAAAATGAAGCAATTAAATATAAAGGTTCATAGTGTCGAACTTTATGAAACGCCTAAATCAAAAAGTATATATTATAACAATCAATAA
- the rpsA gene encoding 30S ribosomal protein S1, whose protein sequence is MSKLCKTNHTGNGNQKMSENFKELFEQSLKQTEMRVGKIIEATVVSIDKDYAMIDAGLKSESFIPVSSLKNSDGELEIAAGDKLNVVLEALDNSWGETRLSRDKAKKIELWDRVENAFENNETILGKITNHVRGGYTMDVEGLRAFLPGSLVDTRPVKDVAHLEDKDIELKVVKIDTKRNNIVVSRKAVIEENNSGDRDAILEKISEGSVLSGIVKNITDFGAFIDLGGVDGLLHITDISWSRISHPTDVLTIGDEINVKVIKFDKEKQRISLGIKQLGEDPWLNIANELPVGAKLMGSVTNITDYGCFVKLKEGIEGLVHTSEMDWTNKNVNPHKAVSIGQEVEVIVLELDAQKHRISLGIKQCKANPWDSFEDNFKVGDKVHGKIRSITEFGVFIGLEGGIDGLVHISDVSWDNPSKAIKELKKGDDVEAVLVSVNTDLERIALSMKQLSEDPFKNFVNVHPKGSLIKGNITKVQENGAVVMLDEENGIDGFIRIAEVSTEHTKDVRDELSEGQEVETRIINIDMKKRSIALSIKAVDDESISASTGGKSNYKVEQMTPTTLGDLIKEQLSKK, encoded by the coding sequence ATCAGTAAACTTTGTAAAACCAACCACACTGGAAATGGAAATCAAAAAATGTCAGAAAATTTCAAAGAACTATTTGAGCAATCTCTAAAACAAACAGAGATGAGAGTAGGTAAAATCATCGAAGCAACAGTTGTTAGTATAGACAAAGACTATGCTATGATCGACGCTGGTTTAAAATCAGAGTCTTTCATTCCTGTTTCATCACTTAAAAACAGTGATGGTGAGCTAGAGATAGCTGCTGGTGATAAGCTAAATGTAGTGCTAGAAGCATTAGATAACAGCTGGGGTGAGACTAGACTTTCAAGAGATAAAGCTAAGAAAATAGAATTATGGGATAGAGTTGAAAATGCTTTTGAAAATAACGAAACTATTCTTGGTAAAATCACTAACCACGTTCGTGGTGGTTACACTATGGATGTTGAAGGCTTAAGAGCATTTTTACCAGGTTCTCTAGTTGATACTAGACCAGTAAAAGATGTAGCTCATTTAGAAGATAAAGATATCGAATTAAAAGTAGTTAAAATCGACACTAAGAGAAACAACATTGTTGTATCAAGAAAAGCTGTTATCGAAGAGAACAACTCTGGCGATAGAGATGCTATCTTAGAGAAAATCTCTGAAGGTTCAGTACTTAGCGGTATCGTTAAAAATATCACAGATTTCGGTGCGTTCATCGATCTTGGTGGTGTTGATGGTCTATTACATATCACAGATATTTCATGGAGCAGAATCAGCCATCCTACAGATGTATTAACTATCGGTGATGAGATTAATGTTAAAGTAATTAAATTCGATAAAGAAAAGCAAAGAATTTCTCTAGGTATCAAGCAGTTAGGTGAAGATCCTTGGTTAAATATTGCTAATGAGCTTCCTGTAGGCGCTAAGCTTATGGGTTCTGTTACAAACATTACAGACTATGGTTGTTTTGTTAAGCTTAAAGAAGGTATAGAAGGTCTTGTTCACACATCTGAAATGGATTGGACTAACAAGAATGTTAACCCTCACAAAGCTGTATCAATTGGCCAAGAAGTTGAAGTTATCGTACTTGAGTTAGATGCTCAGAAACACAGAATTTCTCTAGGTATTAAGCAATGTAAAGCTAACCCTTGGGATTCTTTTGAAGATAATTTCAAAGTTGGTGATAAAGTTCATGGTAAAATCAGATCTATCACTGAGTTTGGTGTATTTATCGGCCTAGAAGGTGGTATTGATGGTCTTGTTCACATCTCTGATGTATCTTGGGACAACCCTTCAAAAGCTATCAAAGAACTTAAAAAAGGTGATGATGTAGAAGCTGTATTAGTTTCTGTAAACACTGACCTTGAAAGAATCGCTCTTAGCATGAAGCAGTTATCTGAAGACCCATTCAAGAACTTTGTAAATGTTCACCCTAAAGGTTCTTTAATCAAAGGTAACATCACTAAAGTACAAGAAAATGGTGCTGTAGTAATGCTTGATGAAGAAAACGGTATCGATGGCTTCATTAGAATTGCTGAAGTTTCTACTGAGCACACTAAAGATGTTCGTGATGAATTATCTGAAGGTCAAGAAGTTGAAACTAGAATCATCAATATTGACATGAAGAAGAGAAGTATTGCTCTATCTATCAAAGCTGTTGACGATGAAAGCATATCTGCTTCAACTGGCGGTAAATCTAACTACAAAGTAGAGCAAATGACTCCTACAACTTTAGGTGACTTAATTAAAGAGCAATTAAGCAAGAAGTAA
- a CDS encoding 7-carboxy-7-deazaguanine synthase QueE translates to MKDITYSEIFYSPQGEGHYTGVVSAWIRLFSCNLQCDGFGQKDPTDVNIYQLPYKTCDVSNIKRMKDLPVFETGCDSSYSWSKKFKHLAKTQSIEKTVDELENILPTKKFLHKDSKQETHLCITGGEPLINQDQIVAMLQEFERRENLPKFITIETNGTQKLNNEFKKYFKKYIAKGNELFLSVSPKLFSITGEKRAKAIKPETIKEYYELSSKGQLKFVIDNKQPSQIELEELVSIFRTYGIWYNVWCMPLGALKEQQYKIAREVAEYASSKGYYTCARVHTYLFGNEIGT, encoded by the coding sequence TTGAAAGATATAACTTATTCTGAAATTTTTTATTCCCCTCAGGGTGAAGGTCATTATACTGGTGTGGTGAGTGCTTGGATTAGACTTTTCTCGTGTAATTTGCAGTGCGATGGTTTTGGTCAAAAAGATCCAACAGATGTAAATATTTATCAGTTACCATATAAAACTTGTGATGTTTCTAATATTAAGAGAATGAAAGATTTACCTGTTTTTGAAACAGGCTGTGATAGTAGCTATTCATGGTCAAAGAAATTCAAACACTTAGCCAAAACTCAAAGTATCGAGAAAACTGTCGATGAATTAGAAAATATACTCCCAACAAAAAAGTTTTTGCATAAAGATTCAAAGCAAGAAACACATTTATGCATTACTGGTGGAGAACCATTGATTAATCAAGATCAAATAGTTGCTATGCTGCAAGAATTTGAAAGAAGAGAGAACTTGCCTAAGTTTATTACTATTGAAACTAATGGTACACAAAAACTAAATAATGAGTTTAAAAAATATTTTAAAAAATATATCGCAAAAGGAAATGAGTTATTTTTATCGGTATCACCCAAACTTTTTAGCATAACAGGTGAGAAAAGAGCTAAAGCCATTAAGCCTGAAACTATCAAGGAATATTATGAGTTATCATCAAAAGGGCAATTAAAGTTTGTTATTGATAATAAGCAACCTTCACAAATCGAGTTAGAAGAGTTAGTTAGTATATTTAGAACATATGGTATTTGGTATAATGTATGGTGTATGCCTTTAGGGGCTTTAAAAGAGCAGCAGTATAAGATAGCTCGAGAGGTAGCAGAGTATGCAAGCTCTAAGGGGTATTATACTTGTGCTAGAGTACATACATATTTATTTGGTAATGAGATAGGGACATAA
- a CDS encoding acyltransferase family protein → MSNIKYRKDIDGLRAFAVISVVLFHLEFSWVKSGFLGVDVFFVISGYLITTIIIRDLQQGIFSIKNFYLRRIRRILPALIVVTLFSSFFAWLILTPGDLMSYSKSLITALGSFSNLFFFKTLNFGYFNTDSSIIPLLHTWSLGIEEQFYIVWPIILILLFKLKLSSKKNLVIITVILTLASISFFFWKHFPKFYYIPIARGFELLFGCILAILLNNRKAVSHNKFTLNALSIASFIMMVVPCYFVVVPYPSIWTLVACLGAAMYIFSGSYQNTTPIFNRVLSFKPFVAIGVISYSLYLWHWPIIAYANYMSLTKTPVVCLVIFIVSIVLATLSYFFVEKPFRHKIKFNLTKSVLLLWITPIIIACLFALGTRHIAGFGFNSISKETQDKTSFYGVLKKDSLCYNEEGENPNFLKDSAILPDFKKCEIGRNKNDISPDVLVVGDSHAFSDTGMLNVMLKNAKLSGYVVTQSSTPLLIRKANEYENGSSVKNRDTVVVEMLKKHKFKYVVIAGNWVNHKPINILKQRLLNDIEFIESQGAVPVLMVDSPSSTIQPTCGLTRLGKILGSRCYFAKENPKFDDEEVNQLIYKIQANNKKVKVIDPTKIICDNEKCYTSIGETPLYFNQSTDYNSHLSYAGSTLIGELYLKKYDNPFLKTVTTSTETKT, encoded by the coding sequence ATGAGTAATATAAAGTACCGCAAAGATATAGATGGATTAAGAGCCTTTGCTGTTATTTCTGTAGTTTTATTTCACTTAGAATTTAGTTGGGTTAAATCAGGTTTTCTTGGCGTTGATGTTTTCTTTGTAATATCGGGGTACTTAATAACTACAATTATCATTAGAGATTTACAACAAGGTATATTCTCTATAAAAAACTTCTATTTACGCAGAATTAGAAGAATACTTCCTGCTTTAATTGTCGTTACACTATTTTCCTCTTTTTTCGCTTGGCTAATCCTTACTCCAGGCGACTTAATGAGTTACTCAAAGTCGTTAATAACTGCTTTAGGTTCTTTTTCAAACTTGTTTTTCTTTAAAACTCTTAACTTTGGATATTTCAATACTGATTCAAGCATAATACCTTTGCTTCATACATGGTCTTTAGGTATCGAAGAGCAGTTTTATATTGTTTGGCCAATTATTTTAATACTACTTTTTAAACTGAAACTATCTTCAAAGAAAAATCTTGTCATTATAACTGTTATCTTAACATTAGCTTCCATATCATTCTTCTTTTGGAAACACTTTCCTAAATTTTACTATATCCCTATAGCTAGAGGGTTTGAGCTATTATTTGGTTGTATTCTAGCTATATTACTTAACAATAGAAAAGCTGTATCACATAATAAGTTTACTCTAAATGCTTTATCTATAGCTTCATTTATTATGATGGTAGTTCCATGCTATTTTGTGGTAGTACCTTACCCAAGTATATGGACTCTTGTCGCATGTTTAGGTGCTGCTATGTATATATTCAGCGGTAGCTATCAAAATACTACGCCAATATTTAATAGAGTACTTTCTTTTAAACCTTTTGTAGCCATTGGAGTTATATCATACTCTTTATATCTTTGGCACTGGCCTATAATTGCTTATGCTAATTATATGAGTTTAACTAAAACACCTGTTGTTTGTTTGGTTATATTTATTGTAAGTATTGTGTTAGCAACGCTATCATATTTCTTTGTTGAAAAACCATTTAGGCATAAAATTAAATTTAATCTAACAAAAAGTGTTTTACTATTATGGATAACACCAATAATAATTGCTTGCTTGTTTGCTTTAGGTACAAGACATATTGCTGGATTTGGGTTTAATAGCATAAGTAAAGAAACACAAGACAAGACATCTTTTTATGGAGTTTTAAAGAAAGATTCACTATGTTATAACGAAGAAGGTGAAAACCCTAATTTCCTTAAAGATTCAGCGATACTTCCAGATTTTAAAAAGTGTGAAATAGGTAGAAATAAAAACGATATATCTCCAGATGTGCTTGTGGTAGGTGATTCTCATGCATTTTCAGATACGGGAATGCTGAATGTAATGCTTAAAAATGCAAAATTATCTGGATATGTTGTAACACAAAGTAGTACGCCGCTTCTGATAAGAAAAGCTAATGAGTATGAAAATGGCTCGAGCGTTAAAAATCGAGATACTGTTGTCGTTGAAATGTTAAAAAAACATAAGTTTAAATATGTGGTTATTGCTGGAAATTGGGTTAATCATAAGCCTATAAATATCCTTAAGCAACGACTCTTAAATGATATTGAGTTTATAGAGTCTCAAGGTGCAGTTCCTGTTTTAATGGTAGACTCACCATCTAGTACTATTCAGCCAACCTGCGGATTAACGCGACTTGGAAAGATTTTAGGGTCAAGATGTTATTTTGCAAAAGAAAATCCTAAATTTGATGATGAAGAAGTGAATCAATTAATATATAAAATTCAAGCAAATAACAAAAAAGTAAAGGTTATTGACCCTACAAAAATTATTTGTGATAATGAAAAGTGTTATACATCAATAGGTGAAACACCTTTGTATTTTAATCAGTCAACGGATTATAATAGTCATTTAAGTTATGCTGGATCGACTTTAATTGGAGAGCTTTATCTGAAGAAATATGATAATCCATTTCTTAAGACTGTAACTACATCGACAGAAACTAAAACTTGA
- a CDS encoding cell division protein FtsQ/DivIB, translated as MIRIVRKLLILIVILATILVATLYVVGKTDKTISRVDIVSNDGLSYISKQSLIDNLAKDGSKEWFDVNVNEIEHSLYNIKGVDYALVKKIWPSTIVIYLFDHKPVAYWNNSEILLDNMELIKPEVFSYNGDLPHIQSDNPESRDYIFDTYQNLEKIATSKDESILEIIYKGNQFQLVLSGGMNVMLGSSKLGAKLKEFFANFKKVRNYESVKYFDMRYTDGFTVKYS; from the coding sequence ATGATTAGAATAGTTAGAAAGCTTTTAATATTAATTGTAATATTAGCTACAATATTGGTAGCTACTTTATATGTGGTTGGCAAGACAGATAAAACTATTTCTAGAGTTGATATTGTTTCTAATGATGGTTTGTCCTATATATCTAAGCAATCATTAATTGATAACCTTGCTAAAGACGGAAGTAAAGAGTGGTTTGATGTAAATGTAAATGAAATTGAACACTCACTTTATAATATTAAAGGTGTTGATTATGCTCTGGTTAAAAAAATATGGCCATCTACAATAGTTATATACCTCTTTGATCATAAACCTGTAGCTTATTGGAATAATAGTGAAATACTGTTAGATAACATGGAACTAATTAAACCAGAAGTATTTAGTTATAATGGAGATTTACCCCATATTCAAAGTGATAATCCAGAGAGTAGAGACTATATTTTTGACACCTATCAAAACCTTGAAAAAATAGCCACTAGTAAGGATGAATCAATATTAGAGATTATCTATAAGGGTAACCAATTCCAGCTTGTACTTTCAGGTGGTATGAATGTTATGCTTGGGTCTAGTAAACTTGGTGCGAAATTGAAAGAATTTTTTGCTAATTTTAAGAAAGTTAGAAATTATGAATCAGTTAAATATTTCGACATGAGATATACAGATGGGTTTACTGTTAAATACAGTTAA
- the tadA gene encoding tRNA adenosine(34) deaminase TadA, giving the protein MSNEFLDHEFFMKKAYYQALLAYKIGEVPVGAVLVDGDNNIIAEGFNQTITLKDPTAHAETLVLRKAAQQLDNYRLLDTKLYVTLEPCIMCIGALIQARVGNLFFGCDDSRVGILSKEKLHKNKDINHNLNVVGGIMSQQCGELLKNFFRERRK; this is encoded by the coding sequence ATGAGTAATGAGTTTTTAGACCACGAATTTTTTATGAAAAAGGCATATTACCAAGCCTTATTGGCTTATAAGATAGGAGAGGTCCCTGTTGGAGCTGTGCTCGTTGACGGAGATAACAATATAATCGCTGAAGGTTTTAACCAGACGATAACTTTGAAAGACCCTACAGCTCATGCTGAAACATTAGTTTTAAGAAAAGCAGCTCAACAATTAGATAATTATCGCTTACTAGATACAAAATTGTATGTCACATTGGAGCCATGTATAATGTGTATAGGTGCTCTAATTCAGGCTAGAGTCGGTAATCTTTTTTTTGGCTGTGACGATTCTCGAGTTGGGATTTTATCAAAAGAGAAGCTTCACAAGAATAAAGATATTAACCATAATCTTAATGTTGTAGGTGGTATAATGTCACAACAATGTGGTGAACTTTTAAAAAACTTTTTTAGGGAACGAAGAAAGTAA